A segment of the Parasynechococcus marenigrum WH 8102 genome:
ACTGTTGCAGCCGTGAGCAGCATCACCGTGCACTGGCCCGATGGCCATACCAGCCATGAAAGCATCGGCACGGACTGGTTGCAGACCGCCGCAGATGCTGGGGTTGCCATTCCCACCGGGTGCCTCGGGGGCAGTTGCGGCGCCT
Coding sequences within it:
- a CDS encoding 2Fe-2S iron-sulfur cluster-binding protein; this encodes MSSITVHWPDGHTSHESIGTDWLQTAADAGVAIPTGCLGGSCGACEIEVNGKVVRACISTVPPSKSGQLTVEFATDPYW